Proteins encoded together in one Corallococcus soli window:
- a CDS encoding pyridoxamine 5'-phosphate oxidase family protein, whose product MTTTQKDPQDVVAHLGKLIHGIKVAMMTTVDTDGSLRSRPMWTYDKDFDGELWFFTNDHTHKVDEVEKDHHVSLAYADPSKDRYVSVSGRCHLIRDKAKAKELWNPALKAWFPQGLDDPNLALLRVSVEKAEYWDTPNSRMVQLVGFVKAVLTGEKYHPGDNQKLDRGAPVRRN is encoded by the coding sequence ATGACAACGACACAGAAGGATCCGCAGGACGTGGTGGCGCACCTGGGCAAGCTCATCCACGGCATCAAGGTCGCCATGATGACGACCGTGGACACCGACGGCAGCCTTCGCAGCCGTCCCATGTGGACCTACGACAAGGACTTCGACGGCGAGCTGTGGTTCTTCACCAACGACCACACCCACAAGGTGGACGAGGTGGAGAAGGACCACCACGTCAGCCTCGCCTATGCCGACCCCAGCAAGGACCGGTACGTGTCCGTCAGCGGCCGCTGCCACCTGATCCGCGACAAGGCCAAGGCGAAGGAGCTGTGGAACCCCGCCCTCAAGGCCTGGTTCCCCCAGGGGCTGGATGATCCAAACCTCGCCCTGCTGCGCGTCAGCGTGGAGAAGGCCGAGTACTGGGACACGCCCAACAGCCGCATGGTCCAGCTCGTCGGCTTCGTGAAGGCCGTCCTCACCGGCGAGAAGTATCACCCGGGCGACAACCAGAAGCTGGACCGCGGCGCCCCCGTCCGCCGCAACTAG